A genomic segment from Glycine soja cultivar W05 chromosome 18, ASM419377v2, whole genome shotgun sequence encodes:
- the LOC114396639 gene encoding calcium-dependent protein kinase 13, translating into MGNCCRSPAAVAREDVKSSFSNADHGKRGGGGGSAASAAKQKAPITVLAGVPKENIEDRYLVDRELGRGEFGVTYLCIDRDTRELLACKSISKRKLRTAVDVEDVRREVAIMRHLPDSPSIVSLREACEDDNAVHLVMELCEGGELFDRIVARGHYTERAAAAVTRTIVEVVQLCHKHGVIHRDLKPENFLFANKKENSPLKAIDFGLSIFFKPGERFSEIVGSPYYMAPEVLKRNYGPEIDIWSAGVILYILLCGVPPFWAESEQGVAQAILRGLIDFKREPWPSISESAKSLVRQMLEPDPKLRLTAKQVLEHPWIQNAKKAPNVPLGDVVKSRLKQFSMMNRFKRKALRVIADFLSNEEVEDIKDMFKKMDNDNDGIVSIEELKAGFRNFGSQLAESEVQLLIEAVDTNGKGTLDYGEFVAVSLHLKRMANDDHLHKAFSYFDKDGNGYIEPDELRNALMEDGAEDCTDVANDIFLEVDTDKDGRISYDEFVAMMKTGTDWRKASRHYSRGRFNSLSLKLMKDGSLNLGNE; encoded by the exons ATGGGCAACTGCTGTAGATCCCCGGCCGCCGTAGCCCGCGAGGACGTGAAATCGAGCTTCTCCAACGCCGACCACGGAAAGCGCGGCGGCGGAGGCGGCTCCGCCGCCTCCGCCGCGAAGCAGAAGGCGCCGATCACGGTCCTCGCCGGCGTGCCGAAGGAGAACATCGAGGACCGGTACCTGGTGGACCGCGAGCTCGGGCGCGGCGAGTTCGGCGTGACGTACCTCTGCATCGACCGCGACACGCGCGAGCTGCTCGCGTGCAAGAGCATCTCCAAGAGGAAGCTCCGGACCGCCGTCGACGTCGAGGACGTGCGCCGCGAGGTTGCCATCATGCGCCACCTGCCGGACAGCCCGAGCATCGTGTCGCTCCGCGAGGCATGCGAGGACGACAATGCCGTCCACCTCGTCATGGAGCTCTGCGAGGGCGGCGAGCTCTTCGACCGGATCGTCGCCCGCGGGCACTACACCGAGCGCGCCGCCGCGGCAGTCACGCGGACGATCGTCGAGGTCGTGCAGCTCTGCCACAAGCACGGGGTCATCCACCGAGACCTCAAGCCGGAGAACTTCTTGTTCGCGAACAAGAAGGAGAATTCGCCGCTCAAGGCTATTGACTTTGGCCTCTCCATATTCTTCAAGCCAG GTGAGAGGTTCTCAGAAATTGTTGGAAGTCCATATTATATGGCTCCGGAAGTGCTCAAGCGGAATTATGGACCCGAAATAGATATATGGAGTGCAGGAGTAATTCTCTACATCTTATTGTGTGGTGTTCCTCCATTTTGGGCTG AATCTGAGCAAGGAGTTGCACAGGCCATTCTTCGAGGACTTATAGATTTTAAAAGGGAACCATGGCCCAGTATTTCTGAAAGTGCTAAAAGCCTTGTTAGGCAAATGTTAGAACCAGACCCCAAGCTTCGATTAACTGCCAAACAAGTGCTTG AGCATCCCTGGATTCAAAATGCTAAGAAGGCTCCTAATGTTCCACTTGGAGATGTTGTCAAGTCAAGGCTTAAGCAATTTTCAATGATGAACAGATTCAAAAGAAAAGCCCTTAGG GTCATTGCTGATTTCTTATCCAATGAAGAAGTTGAAGACATCAAAGATATGTTCAAGAAGATGGATAATGATAATGATGGCATTGTTTCCATTGAAGAACTAAAAGCTGGATTTCGAAACTTTGGGTCTCAACTGGCTGAGTCTGAAGTTCAGTTGCTTATTGAAGCT GTAGATACTAATGGTAAGGGAACACTAGACTACGGAGAATTTGTTGCTGTTTCCCTTCATTTAAAAAGGATGGCTAATGACGATCATCTTCACAAGGCCTTCTCCTATTTTGACAAAGATGGGAATGGATATATTGAACCAGATGAGCTACGGAATGCTTTGATGGAAGATGGAGCAGAGGACTGTACAGATGTAGCAAATGATATTTTCCTAGAAGTAGACACGGACAAG GATGGACGTATCAGCTatgatgaatttgttgctatGATGAAAACTGGAACGGATTGGAGAAAAGCATCAAGGCATTACTCGCGTGGAAGATTCAACAGCTTGAGCTTAAAGTTGATGAAAGACGGTTCTTTAAACTTAGGAAATGAGTAG
- the LOC114397350 gene encoding uncharacterized protein LOC114397350, which translates to MEEFKKAMMQEYEMTDLGLMRYFLGMQVKQRLGQIFISKEKYADDLLKKFNMQDCKPLATPMAMKEKLSKDDEQNKVDATVYRSLVGSLIYLTNSRPDIVHAVNIVSRFMSNPRKTHFAAAKRILRYAKGTKDFGILYKTNRDFNLTCYTDRDWAGSTDDRKSTSGYMFLLSNKAISWASKKQTTVALSSAETE; encoded by the coding sequence ATGGAAGAATTCAAAAAGGCTATGATGCAAGAGTATGAAATGACTGATCTTGGACTCATGAGATATTTTCTCGGCATGCAAGTCAAGCAAAGACTTGGACAAATATTTATCTCGAAAGAAAAATATGCGGATGACTTACTGAAGAAGTTCAACATGCAAGATTGCAAACCACTTGCCACACCTATGGCGATGAAAGAGAAGCTTTCAAAAGATGATGAGCAAAATAAAGTAGATGCAACAGTTTATAGAAGCCTTGTCGGTTCGCTAATCTACTTAACCAACTCAAGGCCAGACATCGTACATGCAGTTAACATCGTGTCTAGATTCATGAGTAACCCAAGGAAAACACACTTTGCAGCAGCCAAGAGAATCCTAAGATATGCCAAAGGCACAAAGGATTTTGGCATTTTGTATAAGACAAATAGAGACTTTAACTTGACATGTTATACAGATAGGGACTGGGCAGGAAGCACagatgatagaaaaagcacaagtggataTATGTTTCTTCTAAGCAACAAAGCAATATCATGGGCGTCAAAGAAGCAAACGACAGTTGCTCTATCATCAGCAGAAACAGAATAA